One stretch of Spirochaetota bacterium DNA includes these proteins:
- a CDS encoding RsmB/NOP family class I SAM-dependent RNA methyltransferase, whose protein sequence is MLSKKELYNILPKDLIFILYNAFEPSVYNKILNSFRIKRPTTFRVNLLKSTRNEIIDILKKGSDKFKEYPLIRDSFIFNENIDKKILNESIVKEGKIYLQSLSSMLPVLILKPNIGEKILDLAAAPGSKTSQIASMTDNLAIIDSVEPNYIRFERLKHNIELLGVKNINLYNLNGEDFFKLLKERFTKNKNFEIYDKILFDAPCSGEGKVNFLDKNSYKFYKIKNLKKFQKTQINLIEGSFNYLKKGGVLIYSTCTLNPYENEQVIDIFLNKFGKFAQIEKIDSCYYNLPNIIKPIEKFANLDYLMSEFGNLFEEKNFKFEREDDFYTFMENFKIKKSIVFDKINNYHEIEKCLKIIPGDLFEGFFICKIRKI, encoded by the coding sequence ATGCTTTCAAAAAAGGAACTTTACAATATTCTTCCGAAGGACTTAATATTTATTTTATATAATGCTTTTGAGCCTTCAGTTTATAATAAAATATTAAATTCATTTAGAATAAAAAGACCTACAACTTTTAGAGTGAATTTATTAAAAAGCACAAGAAATGAAATAATAGATATCTTAAAAAAAGGCAGTGATAAATTCAAAGAATATCCTCTAATCCGAGATTCTTTTATTTTTAATGAAAATATTGATAAAAAAATTCTAAATGAATCTATAGTTAAAGAAGGAAAAATATATTTGCAGAGTTTATCTAGTATGTTACCAGTTTTAATTTTAAAACCTAATATAGGTGAAAAAATACTTGATTTAGCAGCTGCTCCAGGTTCAAAAACTTCTCAAATAGCTTCAATGACTGATAATCTTGCTATAATAGATTCAGTAGAACCAAATTATATAAGGTTTGAAAGATTAAAGCATAATATTGAGCTTCTTGGAGTTAAAAATATAAATCTATATAATTTAAATGGAGAAGATTTTTTTAAATTATTAAAAGAAAGATTTACAAAAAATAAAAATTTTGAAATTTATGATAAAATTCTTTTTGATGCACCATGTTCTGGTGAAGGTAAAGTAAACTTTCTGGATAAAAATAGTTATAAATTTTATAAAATAAAAAATCTTAAAAAATTTCAAAAAACCCAAATTAATTTGATAGAGGGGAGTTTTAACTACTTAAAAAAAGGTGGTGTATTAATATATTCAACATGTACATTAAATCCTTATGAAAATGAACAAGTTATAGATATTTTTTTGAATAAATTTGGGAAATTTGCTCAAATAGAAAAAATTGATTCATGTTATTATAATTTGCCTAATATAATAAAACCGATTGAAAAATTTGCAAATTTAGATTATTTAATGTCAGAATTTGGTAATTTATTTGAAGAAAAAAATTTTAAATTTGAGAGAGAGGATGATTTTTATACTTTTATGGAAAATTTTAAAATAAAAAAAAGTATAGTTTTTGATAAAATAAATAATTATCATGAAATAGAAAAATGTTTAAAAATTATTCCTGGTGATCTTTTTGAGGGTTTTTTTATATGTAAAATAAGAAAAATTTAA
- a CDS encoding SLC13 family permease has translation MSTKLITLIILVLTYILIIIFSKKKAYITIFFSLFLIFIGAIKFNEAIFYFINWNVLMIYIGTLILADLFIYSKVPMTFADNIVNKSKTAGLAIVFLCILTGIISIFVENVATVLVVAPLAFDIAKKLKISPVPILISIAVSSNLQGTATLVGDPPSMIFAGYAGLSFNDFFFYKGRPSIFFIVQAGALASIIYLLSIFRKYKNKEIQEEVVKPLTYIPFMLLIIMVFGLAVISFLEKGFTIKSGIWCMIVGTIGLFWFLLFRSKDIAQTFDIIKKLDWETIIFLIGIFVIIGAVSKVGLLDDLAKIFLNTFSKSPVLNFLIITFVSMILSGFIDNVPYIIIMLPVVEKIALANGINPFLLYSGLLVGSCLGGNITPFGASANIVSVGLLKKEGYHVNFFDFLKIGLPFTLISTAMASLVALIIFF, from the coding sequence ATGAGCACTAAATTAATTACTCTTATAATTTTGGTTTTAACTTATATTTTAATAATTATTTTTTCTAAGAAAAAAGCTTATATAACTATTTTTTTTAGTCTTTTTTTAATTTTTATAGGTGCAATTAAATTTAATGAAGCAATTTTTTATTTTATTAATTGGAATGTTTTAATGATTTACATTGGAACACTTATTCTTGCAGATCTATTTATATATTCTAAAGTGCCAATGACTTTTGCAGATAATATTGTCAACAAATCAAAAACAGCAGGACTTGCTATAGTTTTTTTATGTATTTTAACAGGAATAATCTCAATTTTTGTTGAAAATGTTGCAACAGTTCTTGTAGTTGCACCTCTTGCTTTTGATATTGCCAAAAAACTAAAAATTTCTCCAGTTCCTATATTGATAAGTATAGCAGTTTCTTCTAATTTACAGGGAACAGCAACACTTGTTGGTGATCCACCTTCAATGATATTTGCAGGTTATGCCGGATTGAGTTTTAATGATTTCTTTTTTTATAAAGGTAGACCATCTATTTTTTTTATAGTTCAAGCAGGGGCTTTAGCTTCAATAATTTATCTTCTTTCTATTTTTAGAAAATATAAAAATAAAGAGATTCAGGAGGAAGTTGTAAAGCCTTTAACTTATATTCCATTTATGTTACTTATTATAATGGTGTTTGGACTTGCTGTTATATCTTTTTTAGAGAAAGGGTTTACAATAAAAAGTGGTATATGGTGTATGATTGTTGGAACTATTGGTTTATTTTGGTTTTTATTATTTAGAAGCAAAGATATTGCCCAAACATTTGATATTATTAAGAAACTTGATTGGGAAACAATTATATTTTTAATAGGAATTTTTGTAATAATAGGAGCAGTTTCAAAAGTTGGTTTGCTTGATGATCTTGCAAAGATATTTTTAAATACTTTTAGTAAAAGTCCAGTTTTAAATTTTTTAATTATAACTTTTGTTTCAATGATTTTATCTGGTTTTATAGATAATGTTCCTTATATTATAATTATGCTGCCTGTAGTAGAAAAAATAGCATTAGCTAATGGAATAAATCCATTTTTATTATATTCAGGTCTTCTTGTAGGTTCCTGCCTTGGAGGTAATATTACACCATTTGGTGCTTCTGCAAATATTGTTTCTGTTGGATTACTGAAAAAAGAAGGATATCATGTAAACTTTTTTGATTTTTTAAAAATAGGTTTACCTTTTACTTTGATTTCAACAGCTATGGCTTCTTTGGTAGCTTTAATAATATTTTTTTAA
- a CDS encoding tetratricopeptide repeat protein, which yields MKYEKYNSFLYYLFFIIIIFIILFTFDSCKLYSNYTKIDSTYVEKAGKEFPEYNSSIAYDDPFEFLTAEDIYQMILDTAISMYRQALNNTDFDLLQKSGEYFFYVYARTGSDLAKEYLLKIRDFKEKKLKEYINLAKNYEKKKDLLTAAIFWGRVLKLDKNNKEAKEFFNKNRDLIKKEIDKYLVNSENLISKNKFSDADKLLQTVLLLDPENIKAKELLNKIDEEKKKLAEANFKRGVDAFNKKDYENARKFFKQALDYGYNKNKVNEYIVKIDIILNAEKLYQSVLDFMKKEDYFNAAKSAQELMKLDSSYKDIKELYQKIKDKIASKIEEMYGKAVDLFNQKMYQEALDLFKQISQYDPNYKDIEDYIEACKAKIEALTGQG from the coding sequence ATGAAATATGAAAAATATAATAGTTTTTTATATTACCTTTTCTTTATTATTATAATTTTTATTATTTTATTTACTTTTGATTCTTGTAAACTTTATTCAAATTATACAAAAATTGATTCTACTTATGTTGAAAAAGCGGGGAAAGAATTTCCAGAATATAATTCAAGTATTGCGTATGATGATCCCTTCGAATTTCTTACCGCAGAAGACATTTATCAGATGATTTTAGATACTGCCATTTCTATGTATAGACAAGCATTAAATAATACTGATTTTGACCTTTTGCAAAAATCGGGTGAATATTTTTTTTATGTTTATGCAAGAACAGGATCCGATTTAGCAAAAGAATATTTATTAAAAATTAGGGATTTTAAAGAGAAAAAACTTAAGGAGTATATAAATCTTGCAAAAAATTATGAAAAGAAGAAGGATTTATTGACAGCAGCTATCTTTTGGGGTAGAGTTTTGAAACTTGATAAAAATAACAAAGAAGCAAAAGAATTTTTTAATAAGAATCGAGATTTAATAAAAAAAGAAATAGACAAATATTTAGTAAATTCAGAAAATTTAATTTCTAAAAATAAATTTTCTGATGCAGATAAGCTTTTACAAACAGTTCTTTTACTTGATCCAGAGAATATTAAAGCAAAAGAGTTATTAAATAAAATAGATGAGGAAAAAAAGAAATTAGCTGAAGCTAACTTTAAAAGGGGTGTAGATGCTTTTAATAAAAAGGATTATGAAAATGCAAGAAAGTTTTTTAAGCAAGCATTAGATTATGGTTACAATAAAAATAAAGTAAATGAATATATAGTAAAAATTGATATTATATTAAATGCTGAGAAACTGTATCAATCAGTGCTTGATTTTATGAAAAAAGAAGACTATTTTAATGCAGCAAAATCTGCTCAAGAACTTATGAAACTGGATTCAAGTTATAAAGATATAAAAGAATTATATCAAAAAATAAAAGATAAGATAGCTTCCAAAATTGAAGAAATGTACGGTAAAGCAGTTGACCTTTTTAATCAAAAAATGTATCAAGAAGCTTTAGATTTATTTAAACAAATATCACAATATGATCCAAATTATAAAGATATAGAAGATTATATCGAAGCTTGTAAAGCTAAAATTGAAGCTTTAACTGGACAGGGTTAA
- the era gene encoding GTPase Era, with protein sequence MSKKAGFLTIVGIPNAGKSTLINLLVGEKVSIVSDKPQTTRRMTKGILTEGDSQFVFVDTPGFHVSKKLFNQLINKEIEDSLEACDITIFITDSSKDIEDNEKNILNKILSLNSKKVLIFNKIDLGINESKKEFLLKSVKVNWDKIFYTSLIKDFEVKSFLNDLKPFLKDVAQFYYDPDLLTDMNDKSFCEDVILEKIYHITYQEVPYSTYVEIIIFKETEEKIEIEANVCVERDSQKSILIGKGGEMIKKIRILSEKELSDIYGKKVKINLFVKVDKNWSKNKQVIKGLGYFNKI encoded by the coding sequence ATGTCGAAAAAAGCAGGATTTTTAACTATTGTAGGTATTCCAAATGCTGGTAAATCTACTTTAATTAATTTATTGGTGGGTGAGAAAGTGTCAATTGTTTCAGACAAACCTCAAACTACAAGAAGGATGACAAAGGGAATTTTAACAGAAGGTGACAGTCAATTCGTATTTGTTGATACTCCTGGTTTTCATGTATCAAAAAAACTTTTTAACCAATTAATTAATAAAGAAATTGAAGATTCTTTAGAAGCGTGTGATATTACTATTTTTATTACAGACTCTTCAAAAGATATTGAAGATAATGAAAAGAATATATTAAATAAAATATTGTCGTTAAATTCAAAAAAAGTTTTGATTTTTAATAAAATTGATCTTGGTATAAATGAGTCAAAGAAAGAGTTTTTATTAAAAAGTGTTAAAGTAAATTGGGATAAAATTTTTTATACTTCACTTATAAAAGATTTTGAAGTAAAAAGCTTTTTAAATGACTTAAAACCTTTTTTGAAAGATGTAGCTCAATTTTATTATGATCCAGATCTATTAACTGATATGAATGACAAGAGTTTTTGTGAGGATGTCATTTTAGAAAAAATTTATCATATTACGTACCAAGAGGTGCCTTATTCTACATATGTTGAAATTATTATTTTTAAAGAAACGGAAGAAAAAATTGAAATTGAGGCAAATGTTTGCGTTGAAAGGGATAGCCAAAAAAGTATTTTAATTGGCAAAGGTGGAGAAATGATTAAAAAAATAAGAATTCTCTCAGAAAAGGAACTATCAGATATTTACGGTAAAAAGGTCAAAATTAATCTTTTTGTCAAAGTTGATAAAAATTGGTCTAAAAATAAACAAGTAATAAAAGGGTTAGGTTATTTTAATAAAATTTAA
- a CDS encoding GH1 family beta-glucosidase — MNRITFPDKFIWGTATASYQIEGAWNEDGKGLSIWDVFAHNPSNIADGSNGDIACDHYHRYEEDIDIMDKLHYDAYRFSISWPRIFPQGKGQINEKGVDFYDRLIDLLLKKGIKPFVTIFHWDLPFELQKNGGFLDRNISDYFADYVSFLIKKFGDRVEYWITLNEPYIFSVLGHFTGEHAPGIKSLPSFFISTHNLLLSHGKGVIAAKSINNKIKIGITNNNSPIVHIKEILGEELSLKDIKAKKFANAIFNTMYLDPIFYGKYPSEVVSFIKLFNKKLCLGKDLEIISQKIDFLGVNNYSRTVIKTIKNPLFKFKVEDPVGKDWAKDLTEMKWEIVPDAFYDILKFLWENYCKKANIPIFVTENGAAFDDKVENGKINDYRRIEYLKNYIKSMKKLMDEGGDIRGYFVWSFMDNFEWAHGKKKRFGLVYIDYETQNRIIKESGYWYSKLCKEHGFID; from the coding sequence ATGAATAGAATAACTTTTCCAGATAAATTTATTTGGGGAACTGCAACTGCATCCTATCAAATAGAGGGAGCTTGGAATGAAGATGGGAAAGGTTTATCAATATGGGATGTTTTTGCACATAATCCTTCTAATATTGCAGATGGTTCAAACGGTGATATAGCTTGTGATCATTATCATAGGTATGAAGAAGATATTGATATAATGGATAAATTACATTATGATGCTTATAGATTTTCAATTTCATGGCCTAGAATTTTTCCTCAAGGTAAAGGCCAGATAAATGAAAAAGGGGTTGACTTTTATGATAGGTTGATTGATCTTTTATTAAAAAAAGGTATTAAACCATTTGTAACAATTTTTCATTGGGATTTACCATTTGAATTACAAAAAAATGGAGGTTTTTTAGACAGAAATATTTCAGATTATTTTGCTGATTATGTCTCTTTTTTGATTAAAAAATTTGGTGATAGAGTAGAGTATTGGATTACTCTTAATGAACCATATATTTTTTCTGTTTTAGGGCATTTTACTGGTGAACATGCTCCAGGGATTAAATCACTACCTTCTTTTTTTATTTCAACACATAATTTGTTGCTATCACATGGAAAAGGAGTTATTGCTGCAAAAAGTATAAATAATAAAATAAAAATAGGTATAACTAATAATAATTCCCCTATTGTTCATATAAAGGAGATACTTGGAGAAGAACTTTCTTTAAAAGATATAAAAGCTAAGAAATTTGCTAATGCAATATTTAATACTATGTATCTCGATCCAATATTCTATGGGAAATATCCTTCAGAGGTAGTGTCTTTTATAAAATTATTTAATAAAAAATTATGTTTGGGAAAAGATTTAGAGATAATTAGTCAAAAAATAGATTTTCTAGGAGTTAATAATTATTCAAGAACTGTTATTAAAACAATAAAAAATCCTTTATTTAAATTTAAAGTTGAAGACCCTGTAGGTAAGGATTGGGCAAAAGATTTGACTGAAATGAAATGGGAAATTGTACCAGATGCATTTTACGATATTCTTAAATTTTTATGGGAAAACTATTGTAAAAAAGCAAATATTCCTATTTTTGTTACAGAAAATGGAGCAGCTTTTGATGATAAAGTTGAAAATGGAAAAATTAATGATTATAGAAGAATTGAATATTTAAAAAATTATATAAAATCTATGAAAAAATTAATGGATGAAGGAGGTGACATTAGGGGATATTTTGTATGGAGTTTTATGGATAATTTTGAATGGGCTCATGGCAAAAAGAAAAGGTTTGGATTGGTTTATATTGATTATGAAACACAAAATAGAATTATTAAAGAAAGTGGTTATTGGTATTCTAAATTGTGCAAAGAACATGGATTTATTGATTAA
- the pstC gene encoding phosphate ABC transporter permease subunit PstC has product MENREDKIFKNILKYSSYIIILFALVIIITLVKGSYEALKKIGISFLFQTDFNPINEKYGAKVFLTGTILTSIIALIFCIPFALSLSILIGEYYEKTFIGNSLKSMIDFLASIPSVIIGFWGLTILVPFIKKNFNYNPSGLGIFTASLVLSAMIIPYATSIAIEVIKLVPQDIKEAAYSLGATRYEVITKISLNYAKSGIFSGFILAFGRALGETMAVTMLIGNNLKMPKTVFDLGNTIASIIANQFNEASSSLHTSVLIELALILFIVNIAINILANIIIKRIGVYTAKYQ; this is encoded by the coding sequence ATGGAAAATAGAGAAGATAAAATATTTAAAAATATCTTAAAATATTCAAGCTACATTATTATTTTATTTGCTTTAGTTATAATAATAACTCTTGTTAAAGGATCTTATGAGGCTTTGAAAAAAATAGGGATTAGTTTTCTATTTCAAACAGATTTCAATCCAATAAATGAAAAATATGGTGCTAAAGTTTTTTTAACTGGTACAATTTTAACATCAATTATAGCTTTAATTTTCTGTATTCCATTTGCCCTTTCATTATCAATACTTATTGGTGAATATTATGAAAAAACTTTTATAGGAAATTCATTAAAATCAATGATAGATTTTCTTGCTTCAATTCCATCTGTTATTATAGGTTTTTGGGGATTAACTATACTAGTTCCTTTTATTAAAAAAAATTTTAATTACAATCCAAGTGGACTTGGTATATTTACAGCTTCTTTAGTTTTATCAGCTATGATAATTCCCTATGCTACTTCAATTGCAATAGAAGTTATAAAACTTGTTCCACAAGATATAAAAGAAGCTGCGTATTCTCTTGGAGCAACAAGATATGAAGTTATTACCAAAATTTCATTAAATTACGCAAAATCAGGAATATTTTCAGGATTTATACTAGCTTTCGGAAGAGCTTTAGGTGAAACTATGGCAGTAACAATGTTAATAGGTAATAACCTTAAAATGCCAAAAACTGTTTTTGATCTTGGTAATACAATAGCTTCTATTATTGCAAATCAATTTAATGAAGCTTCTTCCTCTTTACATACTTCCGTTTTAATAGAACTTGCATTAATATTATTTATCGTAAATATTGCAATAAATATTCTTGCTAATATTATAATTAAACGTATTGGCGTTTATACAGCAAAATACCAATAA